One segment of Zhihengliuella halotolerans DNA contains the following:
- a CDS encoding ABC transporter permease subunit: protein MSGESTSTRGAATPARGADGAPRGGKRRLPSGPDSLLGILAKIILLGIVDAVAAYALFQLAVGEEWLVFAISLVVTVGINWIYLRKDGLPAKYLAPGVLFLLVFQVFVMFFSTYIAFTNYGDGHNSTKEDAISSIQLSALERVPDSPQYAATVVEDGDELLLLVTDPSGAVGLGGAEQPLEPVQSAQLDATGKAIGLDGYTTLQFGDILGRQGEVSSLVVPLTDNLDDGTLQTQDGSTAYVFKPRLTYDESADTFTHVGTGVVYSDSGEGTFRADDGSELGTGWKIHVGFENFAKAFGDDNLRGPLLQVVVWTFAFAFLSVITTFGLGLFLAIAFNRADLKGKRFYRILMILPYAFPAFLSGLVWSGLMNAEFGFINNAILGGANLPWLTDPILSKVSVLLVNLWLGYPYMFLVCTGALQSLPAEAEEAARMDGASAWMIFRAIKLPLLLVSLAPLLISSFAFNFNNFNVIYMLTGGGPRFSDTTFDIGHTDILITMVYKVAFGTGAGRDYGLASALAIIIFIVVGVISAISFRKTKALEEIN from the coding sequence GTGAGCGGTGAATCGACCTCGACCCGAGGCGCGGCCACACCCGCGCGGGGCGCCGATGGCGCCCCGCGCGGGGGCAAGCGGCGTCTGCCCTCCGGCCCGGACTCCCTCCTGGGGATCCTCGCCAAGATCATCCTGCTGGGCATCGTAGACGCCGTTGCGGCCTACGCGCTCTTCCAGCTCGCCGTGGGCGAGGAGTGGCTGGTCTTTGCCATCAGCCTCGTCGTGACGGTGGGCATCAACTGGATCTACCTGCGCAAGGACGGGCTTCCGGCCAAATATCTGGCGCCCGGCGTCCTCTTCCTCCTGGTGTTCCAGGTGTTCGTGATGTTCTTCTCGACCTACATCGCGTTCACGAACTACGGCGACGGCCATAACTCCACCAAGGAAGACGCGATCAGCTCGATCCAGCTCTCGGCGCTGGAGCGGGTCCCCGATTCACCGCAATACGCAGCGACCGTCGTCGAGGACGGCGACGAGCTGCTCCTCCTGGTCACGGACCCGTCCGGGGCGGTCGGCCTGGGCGGGGCAGAACAGCCGCTCGAGCCCGTGCAGTCGGCGCAGCTGGACGCAACCGGAAAGGCCATCGGACTGGACGGGTACACCACCCTGCAGTTCGGCGACATCCTGGGCCGCCAGGGCGAGGTTTCGAGCCTTGTTGTTCCGCTGACGGACAACCTCGACGACGGCACCCTGCAGACGCAGGACGGTTCCACGGCCTACGTCTTCAAACCGCGGCTGACCTACGACGAGTCTGCCGACACCTTCACTCACGTCGGCACCGGCGTCGTCTACTCCGACTCCGGCGAGGGCACGTTCCGCGCCGATGACGGCAGCGAACTCGGCACCGGCTGGAAGATCCACGTCGGCTTCGAAAACTTCGCGAAGGCCTTCGGCGACGACAACCTGCGCGGCCCCCTCCTCCAGGTGGTCGTCTGGACGTTCGCGTTCGCCTTCCTTTCCGTGATCACGACGTTCGGGCTCGGCCTCTTCCTGGCCATCGCGTTCAACCGCGCGGATCTGAAGGGCAAACGCTTCTACCGGATCTTGATGATCCTGCCCTACGCGTTCCCCGCCTTCCTCTCCGGCCTCGTCTGGTCCGGCCTCATGAACGCGGAGTTCGGTTTCATCAACAACGCGATCCTCGGCGGGGCCAACCTCCCGTGGTTGACCGACCCGATCCTCTCGAAGGTCTCGGTGCTGCTGGTCAACCTGTGGCTCGGCTATCCGTACATGTTCCTCGTCTGCACCGGCGCCCTGCAGTCGCTGCCCGCGGAGGCCGAAGAGGCCGCCCGCATGGATGGGGCGAGCGCTTGGATGATCTTCCGGGCGATCAAGCTCCCCTTGCTGCTCGTGTCTCTGGCTCCGCTGCTGATCTCTTCGTTCGCGTTCAACTTCAACAACTTCAACGTGATCTACATGCTCACGGGCGGCGGGCCGAGATTCAGCGACACGACGTTCGACATCGGCCACACTGACATCCTGATCACGATGGTCTACAAGGTCGCGTTCGGGACGGGAGCCGGCCGCGACTACGGGCTGGCGAGCGCCCTGGCGATCATCATCTTCATCGTCGTCGGCGTGATCTCCGCCATCAGCTTCCGCAAGACCAAGGCTCTGGAGGAGATCAACTGA
- a CDS encoding sugar ABC transporter substrate-binding protein, with protein MTVQIRSGATRRAFTLSAVGASAAIALAACGGGSTEPAASSAPADGGASATITMWTDAERSPALKEIADKFEADKGIKVDLVVKDFAAVRDDFITQAPSGKGPDVLVAPHDWLGTLVQNGVVAPIQLGDKSAEFAESSVQAMTYDGQVYGVPYAIENVALVRNAELVGETHESFDDVVAAGQSVVDAGDAEYAFLLGLDPKQADPYHAYPLQTSFGAPVFEQGDDGSYDVSQLGMNNDGGQEFAQFLADNGDKGTRVFNSNITGDIAKEKFLAGESPYFLTGPWNVPAIEEAGIDFSVDALPSAGGEAAQPFVGVNGFLVSSYTKNELAANEFVVNYLSTEAAQDALFDQGGRPPALLASFEKAADDEVIKAFGEIGAEGVPMPAAPEMQAVWADWGATELSLIKGNESDPAAAWTKMSENIEAKFNG; from the coding sequence ATGACGGTGCAGATCCGATCCGGCGCCACGCGCCGAGCTTTCACCCTCAGCGCTGTTGGCGCATCCGCCGCCATCGCGCTCGCCGCGTGTGGAGGCGGCTCGACCGAACCTGCCGCCTCCAGCGCTCCCGCAGATGGCGGGGCCTCGGCAACCATCACGATGTGGACCGACGCCGAGCGCTCGCCGGCGCTGAAGGAGATCGCCGACAAGTTCGAGGCGGACAAGGGCATCAAAGTCGATCTGGTCGTGAAGGACTTCGCCGCTGTGCGCGACGACTTCATCACGCAGGCGCCGTCGGGCAAGGGCCCGGACGTGCTCGTCGCCCCGCACGACTGGCTGGGCACGCTGGTGCAGAACGGCGTCGTCGCGCCGATCCAGCTCGGCGACAAGAGCGCGGAGTTCGCGGAGTCGTCCGTCCAGGCGATGACCTACGACGGCCAGGTCTACGGTGTCCCGTATGCCATTGAAAACGTCGCCCTCGTGCGCAACGCGGAGCTGGTCGGCGAGACTCACGAGTCCTTCGACGACGTCGTCGCTGCCGGGCAGAGCGTCGTCGACGCCGGCGACGCGGAGTACGCGTTCCTGCTCGGTCTCGACCCGAAGCAGGCCGACCCGTACCACGCCTACCCGCTGCAGACCTCGTTCGGCGCCCCCGTGTTCGAACAGGGCGACGACGGTTCCTACGACGTCAGCCAGCTGGGCATGAACAACGACGGCGGCCAGGAGTTCGCGCAGTTCCTCGCCGACAACGGCGACAAGGGCACACGCGTGTTCAACTCCAACATCACTGGCGATATCGCCAAGGAGAAGTTCCTGGCCGGCGAGTCGCCCTACTTCCTGACCGGCCCGTGGAACGTCCCGGCGATCGAGGAAGCCGGCATCGACTTCTCGGTCGACGCGCTGCCCTCGGCGGGCGGCGAGGCGGCACAGCCCTTCGTCGGCGTGAACGGCTTCCTGGTCTCCTCGTACACGAAGAACGAGCTGGCCGCGAACGAGTTCGTCGTCAACTACCTCAGCACCGAGGCGGCACAGGACGCGCTGTTCGACCAGGGCGGACGCCCGCCGGCACTCCTGGCCTCCTTCGAGAAGGCAGCCGACGACGAGGTCATCAAGGCCTTCGGCGAGATCGGCGCCGAGGGCGTTCCGATGCCGGCAGCCCCCGAGATGCAGGCCGTCTGGGCCGACTGGGGTGCCACCGAACTGAGCCTGATCAAGGGCAACGAGTCGGACCCGGCCGCGGCGTGGACCAAGATGTCCGAGAACATCGAAGCAAAGTTCAACGGCTAG